AAAGATAATAGATGGTCGCATAACTCACGAAAATAAATTAAAGTTCTATAAAGAAAGCATTAAAAGCATTAAAAAACAATGGGAAATATAAAACTACATAGCACTAAGAAGGATTACTATAGTTGATTTATCGTTATCTTTTGGGAAGAAAAAGTTTTACTTTATTGGATAATAATACAATAACTAAAAATTAATCTTCTTCCCAAAAAAACAAAGATTCAAGTTTACCAGATTCAGTAAAGGTGATTGCAGCTATTAAACATTGAGGTAAATTAACACAAACTTTCTCAGCATAATTCCCCGCTTGTCCACCAACAATTAATTTTGGCTCATTATCAGAATTCACACTATTATTTTTAGCATAGACATCTGATTTAGCTATTTCATAATTAACCGGATATAAGAGAGAATAAAAAACCTCATCATCTAAGGTTGCAGTAACAATATATTTACCAGCATTACCACCACCAATCATCATATAACTCTCGTCGTCTACTTCTAAACTGACTAAAGTTTTAGTATTACCATCTAAATCACAAATAGCTGTTTTAATTTGTTGCAAATTTGGATTTTCAATGAAGTTTTCTTCATTTCTGTTTCCCGTCCAGTTGTCTGTATATAATTTTGATACAAACATTATTGCCTCCTTGACTTTGCGGTAAGTAAACTACCCTATCTTCCCTTTTACCCAAGTGCGGAAAGATTTCAACAAAGCAATTTCACCCATAGTTTTACTTTGCTGGATAAATCTATTCATATCCCCAGCAGAAACTAGAGGAAAAGTCATACTAAACTTAATTTCAATATATTGATTTTCCACCAATTGATAAAACTTCAAAACTTCACCGTCATATCTCCAAAGTTCAGCCACACCTAAAGCCGCATAAATATTAAACTTATTCACAGAACTGCTAGTAATATCAATTTCAACTGCTAAATATGGAGGAGGATCTATTTCTAAATTTAAAGTTTCCTTACCTCTCATAACTGCTTCATTTTGGATATAATAGCAACTATCTGGTTCTATTCCCTTTGCAAAGAGTTTACGTTTTAATGTTGTAGAACCAGCGCTTCTAAGTTCTATATCTAATTCTTCAGCTAAGGAAAATATCAATCTGTCAAATTGAATTTTTGGATTTTCGTGTTCAAATAGTGGAGTCATAATTTCTAAAGTACCGCAGTCATAAGCAAACCGAGAACCCCTATCCTCACCTGTATCTCTTAACAAGGCTTCAAAGGTTTCCCAGCTAACGTTATATAAAACCGTTCTTTGTTCAGCAGTAATTGACTCCGGAAGCATATACAATACCTATTCCATCACGATACTAGATAAAATACTGAGAATTTTACTGATATTATTAATATAATAATCTGTCAAGTCAATTTCTACCACTTGATTAATCAGGTTTAAAAATTCCAGTTATACTCAAAACTGCTAGTACCGCAAGGCGGAAGTCAAAAGTCAAAAGTCAAAATGAAGACAGTATAGGCTTTTGGAGGATTTAGAATGGTTGGTTTATTTACGCCGTTTTGTACTAGAAGCTGGACTTTTTTATCATACAAAGAACAAGGTTCAAAGCCTCTCCAGTATTAAATATTATTCCTTTTCCCTCTCCTCTTAGGAGAGGGTTAGGGAGAGGTGCGGGGAGAGGTTTACCAGAGGGGTTTCATATTTGGTTAAACCATGAACCGATTGCAGTATAGTAAGTAGTGAGACAGAATTAATTACACAATGTCATTGCGTAAACGTTGCGTGGCGTTAGCCATATGGAACGAAGTAAAATGAAGCAATCGCAAGGGTTGTGATTGCTTCCCTTCGCTCGCAATGACTGTAAATTTTTAATCGAAAACGGCAGGGACAATTGTTGGGGTGACGCTTTGTGTTCAGTCCTGACCTTGGGTATACTACTATTGCTGATGCCTAAACTCGTCAAAAACCGACTACCCCAACTACATTTTTCTTGTTTCTTTTTTGGTGGTTTATATCGCTCGCAAAAGCCTTTGTAGCGTTTGGCACAGTCATCTAATCTGCTGACAAACTTTTTGATATCCTACGATCCACTTTTCCCAAACTAGCCAAGTATGAATTATCAATTGACAATTGACAATTGATAGCTAACTGTGCAAAATTAATTGAATATTTTAAATGTTGGGTTTCCTTGCGTCAACCCAACCTGCACAAAGTGTGTTATTTCATAAAATGTCAGGGTCAATATTCAATTCTCTGAGTTTGGCAGCTAAACGTTCTGCGAGTTGTGTTTGTTGTTCTGCAAGTTGTGTTTGTTGTTCTGCAAGTTGTGTTTGTTGTTCTGCACGTTGAGCCTGTTGTTCTGCAAGTTTGGTTGCTTCTTCTGTGAGTTGAGCTTGCTGTTCTGCACGTTGGGTTGCTTGTACCCCATATTCTTCTGGTGTTAGCATTAACTGTCCTTCTGGCAGAAAATAACGCAATTTACCGTCATGGACACCCAAATATAAATTTAGCTGCTGACTCCATAATAAACCTTGAGGATTAGGTTCTATGGGTTGATATGTTCCACCAAACAAGATAAAACCAGCAAATTCTAAATTTTGCGGATTAAACCAGAAATATTCAGGTGTGCGGAAAATATCTTGATAAATTTGTTTTTTTAACCCTTTATCAGTGGAAACAGTGGAGGGAGAAAGCAATTCTATAATTAAGTTAGGATATTTACCATCTTCCTCCCAGACTACCCAATTATTGCGATCGCGGTTTTCTGTATCCAGCACTAGGAAAAAATCTGGACCACGAAAATCTTTGGTTTTAATTTGCCGAGGACTGTAATAAATAGTCATGTTCCCAGCAACAAAATAGTCATTAATTTTATTTATATCTCGCCACCACCAATTGAGACATTGGATTAGTAGTAGCATTTGTTGTAGATGTAAAGATGATTCCAAAGGGGGTTCGTCACTTTCTAGATTACTTGGTGGAAATATTACATCCAAACCGGGTTCAATATTTTGGGTGACGGTCATAGCTGCAAGGTAGTGGAGGATCTATTCTTATGGTAACAGATACTCAAAAAAGTTGTCATCCTCATATTTTACTGCCCATTATTGTGGAAAATTCAATTTCTCAGCCTCTCATTGTTAATGGTTACAAATATCAACATTTACGTTGTTCTTTTAATCCTGTTAATCCTTAAATCCTGGAAATCCTGATTCTGACAATTAAATTAAATCAGCACGAGGTTTAAAGGTTTCTATTTCTCGCAATTTTTCATAAAGTTCCCGTTCTTGGGGAGTAATATTTTTCGGAGTTACTATCTGAATTTCTACCAGTTGATCACCTCGTTGACCGCTTTCACTAGGGTAGCCTTTATTACCAAGACGGAATCTTTGCCCAGACCGAACACCAGGGGGAATGGTCATTTTCACTGGACCATCAAGGGTAGGTGCTTCAACTTGTCCGCCCAATGTTGCTTCACTGGGAGTTACAGGGACTTGACAGAAAATGTTAGTACCTTCTAGTTTAAACAAAGGATGAGGATCTACGGTAATTTTTAAGTATAAATCACCACCACTAATTCCTTGATTTCGTAAGCGGATGGTTTGTCCTGTCACCATAGCTGGGGGCATTGTCACTTCGAGCGATCGCCCATCCTCTAACCTTATTCTCTCATTCCCACCTTGATAAGCTTTTTCCAATGGTAAAGTTAATCTGGCTTCGATATCCCTGCGAGTGCTACGGGGTGGAGTATTGACAGTATATGCCACTTTAGTTCTAGGAGTGCGAAAGGGGTCGCTAGTGGTGGTGCTTCCCGGACTATTTTTAGGATCTTTACGGTTGCTGACACCAATCACTTGATTGACAAAACTTTCAAAATCGTTGAATTGGCTGGGGTCTACATCCTGACTAGAACGCCCGTTAGGACGGCTATCCCAACCTTTAGGCTTGGGAGTTTGTTTATTGCCAGCAAAGCCGTTTTGTTGCCAATAGCGGCTAAATTGGTCATATTGCGATCGCCTGCTAGAATCGGAAAGGATTTCATAAGCCTCCCCAATAGTTTTAAATTTCTCCTCAGCTTCCTTATTCCCTGGGTTCAGATCAGGGTGATATTGTCTAGCTAAACGCCGATAAACCTTTTTAATTTCTTCGCTTGTGGCATCTTTAGAAACTCCTAAAATCTCGTAATAATCCCGAAAATTTTGCAAATTTTGCATATATTTAAACGTCAGTGGTCAGTGGTCAGTGGTCAGTGGTCAGTGGTGTTTCTACTTGTGACTGACCCTGCAAATCCAATATTGGGAAAGATATTAAATCCCAATTTAAAAATCTAAAATCGAATTATAACCAATCATCGTCATCATCCCAGTTATCCTGGTAGCTGGGGCGTTTGCTGCGAGTGGGACGACTTTCATAATTGGGAGAACGCCCTGGGTTGCCATAATCTCTGTTAACACCTCGGTTAGATGAATCTCGTTGGCGATAGTTATCTCTGTAAACATCCCGTTCCGGTTCTCTTTCTTTTTCACCCACGAAGATTTCCCGGATAGCGCCAAATAAATCCTCATCTTCATCCTCAGCATAATACTGACGGACTTCTCTATTCAGTTCATACAGAGCATCTTGTAAATCAGCATAAGCCTGATCAATCCCCCGATCTTCGTCAGCTTGTAAACTTTCTCGTAAATTTCGGCAAATATTATCAATGCGTTGACGACGGTTACGGGCAAATTGCATTCCCATTTCCAAAGCCACTTCTCGCAGTTGCCGTTCTGCTTGTAATATTAACGCTTCGGCACGGGTACGTTTTTCAACTCGTTCTTTCCGTTCTCTGTCAACATCGGCGTATTTTTGAGCATCCTGAATCATCCGGTTAACTTCTGATTCACTCAAAGTAGAAGCACCTTGAATAGTAATGCTTTGTTCCCTGCCAGTGGTACGATCTAGTGCCGTTACCTGGAGAATCCCATTAGCATCAATATCAAAGGATACTTGAACTTGAGGAATACCTCTGGGGGCTGGAGGAATACCATAGAGTTTAAACCGTCCCAAGGACTTGTTATCTGTAGCCATGTCCCTTTCACCCTGCACTACATTGATTTCTACACTGTTTTGGTTATTTTCAGAAGTAGAAAAAATATCAGAACGACGGACTGGGATGGTTGTATTCCGGGGGATGAGTTTTTTCATTACACCACCGATGGTTTCTAAGCCCATAGATAGGGGTGTGACATCTAAGAGGAGAACATCTTTAAGTTCACCAGCCAGAATACTGCCCTGAATAGCTGCACCTACAGCGACGACTTCATCAGGATTGACGTTTTCATTAGGTTCAATGCCAATTAAGTCTTGAACTAGCTGTTTTACCATTGGCATTCTCGTAGAACCACCAACGAGGACAACTTCTTCAATATCTACAGGAGAAAGTCCGGCATCTTTTAACGCCCGTTTGACTGGTGTTCTGATTCTACTCAATAAGTCTACACATAAACCTTCAAATTGCGATCGCGTCAGGCGAGTTTCTAGGTGTTTTGGACCATCTTCTGTGGCGGTAATGAAGGGTAAATTAATATCGGTGACACTAACCGCCGAAAGTTCGATTTTCGCCTTTTCTGCGGCTTCCATTAACCGTTGCAAAGCTTGGCGATCGCGTCTTAAGTCTACACCCTCTGCTTCTAAAAACTGTTCCGCCAACCAATCAACTACTTTTCTATCAAAATCATTGCCACCAAGTTGAGTATCTCCACTAGTAGCTTTAACCTCAAATACGCCGTCACCTACTTCGAGCAAGGACACATCAAAAGTTCCCCCACCTAAATCAAACACGAGAATAGTTTCTGTGTAACCTCGATCTAATCCGTAAGCCAAAGATGCCGCTGTGGGTTCGTTGAGAATTCGTAACACATCTAAACCAGCAATTCTGCCCGCGTCACGGGTAGCTTGGCGTTGGGAATCATTAAAATAAGCCGGAACAGTAATGACAGCCCCGGTAACAGGTTCACCCAAATAACGACTAGCATCATCAGCTAATTTTTTCAGCACCATAGCTGAAATTTCTTCTGGAGAAAATTCCTTATTCAGCCGAGGACAGGCAACTTTAATATTGCCAACTTCATCTTTACGGATAGTGTAAGGTACGCGCTTAGAATCTGGGTTTAATTCGCCATACTTGCGCCCAATGAAGCGTTTTACCGCAAAAAAGGTATTTTGGGGATTAAGGACGGTTTGCCGTCTGGCCATTTGCCCCACAACCCTTTCCCCTTCTTTACTAAAGCCAACGACGGAGGGGGTTGTTCGCATTCCTTCTGCATTGGCAATCACCACCGGCTTGCCACCCTCCATGACGGCGACTACTGAGTTGGTTGTACCCAAGTCGATGCCAACTACCTTGCCCATGCGTTACTCGTCTCCTGTTGCGTGTTTTATAAATTTATTATGATATAATAAGACTGCTTTCAGCTTGGCGCTAAATCAGGTCAACAATCCAATAATATAATAGTCATCATTAAATCAGGAATTAGAGGCATTTTAGCAACAGCAGTGCTACTTGCTAAACTAGGATAGCATTTTAGGTCAGTTGTCAGTTGTCAGTTGTCAGTGGTCAGTTGGAAAAGGAAATTTTGATCTTTACTCTTGCCCATTAAACATTATCTTTATCCACTTTGAATTTAAAACAGCGGTTAGAAACCCATCTTCAGGAAGTAGCCAGAGAACGCAACCCATACATGGACAGTGCGGCGCATTTCTTTGTTCAAGAATACATTCGCCAGCAATTAGGACAATGGGGAAGTGTGGAAATCCACACCTTTGAAGTCAGAGGCAAAACCTGTAAAAACCTAATTTTAAATTTACCCGCTGCAACCACAAAACAAAAGGCAGATTTACCACCTATTTTAATTGGCGCTCACTATGATGGTGTCCCTGGTACAGTAGCAGCGGATGATAATGCGACAGGGGTGGCAGTTTTATTAGAATTTGCCAGAAGTTTTGCCGAAACTCCCGCGAGATATCCTTTGCGGTTGGTGGCTTTTGACATGGAAGAATATGGGTTGTTAGGTAGTGCTAATTATGCAGCTTTGTTGCACGAACAAAAGCAACCTCTTCGCTTGATGATATCTTTAGAAATGTTGGGATATCGAGATTCTACTCCTGGTTCTC
The DNA window shown above is from Anabaena sp. WA102 and carries:
- a CDS encoding Uma2 family endonuclease — translated: MLPESITAEQRTVLYNVSWETFEALLRDTGEDRGSRFAYDCGTLEIMTPLFEHENPKIQFDRLIFSLAEELDIELRSAGSTTLKRKLFAKGIEPDSCYYIQNEAVMRGKETLNLEIDPPPYLAVEIDITSSSVNKFNIYAALGVAELWRYDGEVLKFYQLVENQYIEIKFSMTFPLVSAGDMNRFIQQSKTMGEIALLKSFRTWVKGKIG
- a CDS encoding Uma2 family endonuclease is translated as MTVTQNIEPGLDVIFPPSNLESDEPPLESSLHLQQMLLLIQCLNWWWRDINKINDYFVAGNMTIYYSPRQIKTKDFRGPDFFLVLDTENRDRNNWVVWEEDGKYPNLIIELLSPSTVSTDKGLKKQIYQDIFRTPEYFWFNPQNLEFAGFILFGGTYQPIEPNPQGLLWSQQLNLYLGVHDGKLRYFLPEGQLMLTPEEYGVQATQRAEQQAQLTEEATKLAEQQAQRAEQQTQLAEQQTQLAEQQTQLAERLAAKLRELNIDPDIL
- a CDS encoding DnaJ C-terminal domain-containing protein yields the protein MQNLQNFRDYYEILGVSKDATSEEIKKVYRRLARQYHPDLNPGNKEAEEKFKTIGEAYEILSDSSRRSQYDQFSRYWQQNGFAGNKQTPKPKGWDSRPNGRSSQDVDPSQFNDFESFVNQVIGVSNRKDPKNSPGSTTTSDPFRTPRTKVAYTVNTPPRSTRRDIEARLTLPLEKAYQGGNERIRLEDGRSLEVTMPPAMVTGQTIRLRNQGISGGDLYLKITVDPHPLFKLEGTNIFCQVPVTPSEATLGGQVEAPTLDGPVKMTIPPGVRSGQRFRLGNKGYPSESGQRGDQLVEIQIVTPKNITPQERELYEKLREIETFKPRADLI
- the dnaK gene encoding molecular chaperone DnaK gives rise to the protein MGKVVGIDLGTTNSVVAVMEGGKPVVIANAEGMRTTPSVVGFSKEGERVVGQMARRQTVLNPQNTFFAVKRFIGRKYGELNPDSKRVPYTIRKDEVGNIKVACPRLNKEFSPEEISAMVLKKLADDASRYLGEPVTGAVITVPAYFNDSQRQATRDAGRIAGLDVLRILNEPTAASLAYGLDRGYTETILVFDLGGGTFDVSLLEVGDGVFEVKATSGDTQLGGNDFDRKVVDWLAEQFLEAEGVDLRRDRQALQRLMEAAEKAKIELSAVSVTDINLPFITATEDGPKHLETRLTRSQFEGLCVDLLSRIRTPVKRALKDAGLSPVDIEEVVLVGGSTRMPMVKQLVQDLIGIEPNENVNPDEVVAVGAAIQGSILAGELKDVLLLDVTPLSMGLETIGGVMKKLIPRNTTIPVRRSDIFSTSENNQNSVEINVVQGERDMATDNKSLGRFKLYGIPPAPRGIPQVQVSFDIDANGILQVTALDRTTGREQSITIQGASTLSESEVNRMIQDAQKYADVDRERKERVEKRTRAEALILQAERQLREVALEMGMQFARNRRQRIDNICRNLRESLQADEDRGIDQAYADLQDALYELNREVRQYYAEDEDEDLFGAIREIFVGEKEREPERDVYRDNYRQRDSSNRGVNRDYGNPGRSPNYESRPTRSKRPSYQDNWDDDDDWL
- a CDS encoding M28 family peptidase, yielding MNLKQRLETHLQEVARERNPYMDSAAHFFVQEYIRQQLGQWGSVEIHTFEVRGKTCKNLILNLPAATTKQKADLPPILIGAHYDGVPGTVAADDNATGVAVLLEFARSFAETPARYPLRLVAFDMEEYGLLGSANYAALLHEQKQPLRLMISLEMLGYRDSTPGSQKYPFPLQFFYPNRGDFIALIGNLRTLGDLISLSKSIDPSGIPSQWLPAPNRGLLVPQTRLSDHAPFWDQGYPAIMVTDTAFMRNPHYHKASDTIATLDLDFLTGVCEGLEQGIRGL